ACTTTTTGTTTAGAATGATTTGAAAAATGGTAGCTTTGCAAGCTGAGTATGATTTTGCTACTACCTACTGTGCTGGCTGATTTTCAAGGTCATAGAACCAAATGAAGGTGCTGAGGAGCTACAGCATGATGGAGCAGCATCTGATGTGGTGAGAGACATGTTATTATGATCATCATTTTAAGGGTCTAGAGCTACTCTacttttaaccctttcatgcagagcctctattaTACAGCAAGTATGTGGTTAGCAAATGATTACTGAGTCTTTGGGCTTTGGGGgggaaaaggttggaactggcatagagggacgcatctgttgtccgcctgtcggccttgtttaagaacatatttggacatgcccatacaGTAGATGGCCGTTGTGaagccaattgagacaaaatctAAATGATCAAAGAACTGAGTCAGCAGCAAACGTAAAAAAAATCGGTGAGGggttctaaaacattgcagacaactcagataAGGGGCTTCATGTTCAACatagtgcagttgtcctttaaTAATCTCTTTGGGGTCCGATACAGTGCACATCTGAAGATGTCACACTCACGATCATGCTGCGTAATGCAAAAATGACGACGCGGCATGCAGACAATTGCAGTCCAGAAATCAGTATACAAACTGGCTTTCATGGTAAGtgcccatccctctccctctgcctgaaCTTACAAATATCTCATTAGTTAATAGTAATCAAATATTTGTTCACCTCATTTTAAAAtgtcttcatttttttatttcttttttttattctgtcAGATGTCCTCATTTGTATATGTCAGTCAATTAAATCAATTGTGGATGGAATGCACCTTGGGATGACCCCTGAAGGACCTGGCTTTCACACCACAAACAGTGGTTAGGACTAGTGTCTTTTTTTGGTCATGAATGGAGAATCACAAGTATGATTGTGTatttaaaaatgtcaaaaaaagaaattgaaaacttGAGCAGGGCATTTGAAAACAACTGCATTTGTAATGATATCTAAAGATGGGCAGTCTGTGTTGAGTAAAGTAGTAAACAAAAATCCCAATATTGTTTCTCGTTACACCAAAGTCCACCTGAGATAATCAAAAACTCTGCATTATTTGCCATCATGTTGACGTATGTCAGGTCAATTGCACTGGTGTCAATGTCACAGATGGTTGGATGACACAACATGGAGTGTGTTACAAtacgcgaccttgcctcctccacttgtgcttgtttcctcgtaccaggaagtaatatgtcatgatgacatcgctgacaacagcattatatttcaatattttgcaaaagctcaattgtggagtcttttttctcatttgcaattgggatggtgaatgaaaaacagtccctcaaaagttgttgtggctaggctgacagctgggaaatgttattgttttctccacggaggaggggccaggaggcgggacgaggagacgagcacaagtggaggaggcaaggtcgcatattgtaacgcactcatgggCAGTGCCATTActatttgggtagcagttgctagAGCTAAATCAGAAATAACAGGAACTAACAGTAAGACCGGAAATCCGATAACTTAGTGTAATTATTTACAAATCAAAGCTGCCTAGACCAACAGAGTGGTATCCCTCATTGCGCTAATGCACTGTACCATAAACCAACAgcgtgcccatggggacccaagtttgaatctggcctgggtcatatcccagcCCTTCCCGATTTCTATTCACATTCTGTCGAACTTCGAAGAGATCACTTTATGAAATGTGGGAGTGTGTGCACAATTTGATTATCGAACGATGATTTCCTGTAaacctgtttcctttctttcaaTGACAATGCCACTTTGCCATGGTTTTATTTCAGATAAAATAACAATGCTCACATTGAGGAGAGATGGGGCAGACTACGTTGCCTTTTGGTTTCCACAATATGAATTTCTGAAATGTGGGACTGACAAGGAAGGACGGAAGGAAGTACTAATTGAGGTATGAGGCATCCTAATATATTCATTCAGAATTTCACATTTATTTTTCACTCTGTGAATGAGTTTAGCTATGTGTTTGCCCCTCTTTTTTAGGAAAACAAGACGCTCCTGGACATCAAAAAGGGGAATATATATGGTGACAAGTTGACAACTGAGGACATGAAACCCTTTTTATTTTACCGTCGAGAAAGAGTTGATGGCTGTCAGTTTCAGTCTTGTAACTTTCTTGGTCATGTCCTTGTTAAAACGGGGAACAAGTTAGCATTAGCAATTGTAGACCCTGACCCTGCTGACCCTGAGAAGAGCTACTTCAAACTCATCAGATCAGGAAAAGAAAAGTCATTGGGTCGTATACAACTCAGATAGTAGGCCATTGTCCTATACAACTCAGACTGTTCCTAATCAATAATTGGTTAGGACCAGTCTGAGCATCACTTGTATGCTTCTTAAATGTAGCCTATGCatgtttgtgaataaaataaaaaaagctgtCATTTCACAAAGACCAAAGGTACTGGACTTGCGTCAGATCAGAGAAAAACAgttagttattttttttttaactttatttatgataggacagtgaaggtggtgacaggaagcgagtggggagagagagacggggaaagaccggcaaaggacccaggatgggaatcgaacctgggtcagccgcatggtagacgagtgccctaccgtttggccacagcagggccagagaagaacatacttcaGTATGGAAACACAGTGGTCTGTTTTGTTTGTAGTGCATTATTTCTTTCGTTGAAACGTGTTCAGGAAGATGATCTACGGTtattcatttttaagaaggacttTTTTGCCGTTTTACCGACAGGCTATAAAACATGTATCCACGTTCTTTGATGGTAGTAAttgtcagttgcgctgattggtcagagcgttggccttataggcacagacacggtttgaaagaccgggttgtgctcatcaacagtcttccgattgtatcgttcatcggggccagactaaattacacatccaggctggtttatcaggctagtggtggtgagtatttgtggaaaaggtaacatttgtgaatggctagcatgaattctggggGGAAAAACTGCTAAAACTACTAAAAACTGCTAaaaacagtgtacctttaagattaGAAAGCAAGAAAACCTTTGCACACTGCCATCATTGACAAGTTCATGATGAAGGTTATGAGGTCGATGCGTTGCAAACTTGCAAATGTTTGACTTGActgtgtgcaggagtttttttttctaactttGGTGACCCTGGGGATCTCCTACAGTCTCCAATGCACCTGACCAAAGAACATGTGCAAGACGACTAACAAAGAGCAGCCGTAGCCTGAGCCTGATATCTCctgatggtggtggagatggtggacatccgcacgcacgcacgcgcgcgcacacacgcgcacacacacacacacacacacacacacacacacacacacacacacacacacacacacacacacacacacacacacacacacactctgtcatgtTCCTCTAATTAAGGTCCTCCCACTATCACCTCAGCCAGCTGAATGGAAGGGAGGCAGAAGAGGGAGAGGCACGCACATATCAAACaggacctggggtccgtttctcgattcttgtcgttgctaaccgtcttaagacgtaacagcATTCCTTTGGATTTAGTGgtgtgagcgtcgctgttgagacagagttgagtcgctcttatgaaggacgttgctaccatcgttagcaaagacgctttcgagaatgccacccctggactggactgggggagaaatagggccctggcacttctggcttaaaggggcccctgataattagcggtgcagaactgactcagcagtgatttaaaaaaaaatattattatttttgtacatttctgaaaatagaggctcacgggggtgcggggcccaccgggaaatgcccccaatgccagatggccagtccagccctggaagaGACTCATCTTTTCAGAGAAAACTTCCCTGCATGTATAACACACCTAGTTCTCCTCATCCGTAACCCTGTATAACCCTGTGAGCTATCTTTGTTCTGCTTGTGTGCTCTGTACAGTCGATGACCTTGGTAAATACTTGATTCCTTCTTTTTTGCATACACATATGTTGCTAGATCAGTAGTAGTGAGTGGACTATAGGGAAAAGACAAAATTATTCGgtagcacttcacaataaccttctgcataaatggttaactaatggtcagaaatcccgcacactgtccattctacCAACAAacattaatacaacgtttcggtcatccgaccttcttcaggacagaaacgttgtattaaaaagtttgttggtggaatggacagtgtgcgggatttctttgcactttactgacaaccccgctgggataacatcctaggcacctgcccaactacagaggtgtgcaaaagcgtctttattgaactaacTAATGGTcagctaatggtttgttgtgcatctataacaTTATTATAAGCAGttatatatatatcattatcaAATCAATTGTATAACACTAAACATTTGCTGAGGACAATaatatattagggctgcacaattatgggaaaatgtataatcacgattatttagataAAAATCACGATCaccattattaatcacgattatgcaGCAGAGCTTCAACCCCCCCCATTTTCGGGGCGACATAATGATACCTTATTATTAGTTAACCATTAGATTACCAACATGTGTGTTTGCTTATGaacgtgcagtaactacggcaGCATTGAAACTTAACCATATGGCAttgtcaagattcaagattcaactGTTTGTTTTCATTGTCAAAAAGGAAAGGAAATTATGTCAAGATAAAGGAGATTTaatatgaagaccattttcagactAAACTCAATTTCAGCTAAAGGTTCTGCACTCTGTCTTTGCAGGACAGTATactataaaaaaaacacaaactatAAAAAGTAAGATATAGGATTTGTAGGCATGTACTTTCATGTAGGCATATGTTTTTTATGTATCTTTTCTAGATCTGTAGTTAGCGCTGGACATCTGACAATAATTAATTGTACTGTGTGGCTGCTGACATCCTGGTTGTAGCtagttcctcttttttttcttgattttcAGGTTCCCTTTTAGCATCCAGCTTCCTCTggcaactgacccccccccccccccctctctccccccgaaAAAAAATTACCCTGTTTAGAGTGATATGAACAGGTTTATGTGGCTTGGTACAGTCAGTTTCCACCAGGCAGCAGAACAGACAACATGGAGATGAAGGTGGGTAATCTTCTATATCAAGCTGAGATGTATTGTGACTGTAATTCTTGTATAGGTGGATATTAgggttttattgtattttttgtttgttactTTTGTGTACAGAATTAACAGCTGAAAGTGGTTATTGGGGAAGCGAAATATGGAaacaacaatttaaaaaaaaaatgtttcagttgTACAAATCCGATGGCGGAAAGTAAAATAATTGGAGTTTAGGTGGCCTTGCGGGGTATGTTGGGGGGGTTGGTTTCTATTCACTTTTCTCTGACTTTGATTTTCCTTGATCTTGAAGGATACGCCAGTTAGCGGAGGTGTCACCATCCTCCACACAGCCCAGGACGGGAAGCACCACTATGAGATCGAGACCGTTCTGAAGGACAAGAGGGCAAAGAAGGAGATTTTCATGAGGTAGGCAACAAGAATTTTGAACGTCTTTGAATGTTTTATGAAACTGTATGGTAGGAGCCACATACTTTCTCCTCTTCCATGCACATATTCtatacactgtaaacccagacatcaaatgtacttaccaagactaattaaaatgcactaaaaaatagaagtttgatggcatttctgaagaatactgagtattgacaacttatttgaggaaatagttgttcagatgaatatgttttagttgaatggattaaattcataagttttggttatgaccccgcctctttttcttcaggctgcaccaactggcttctacccagatgtgggcagttgaatgtattcctgcagtgtgtttcatgttaacagatcgtttcaaatttcaactgacaatatggccacgctgcagcatccaattttaaatcagaatattgccacctagtaaaattaggctatcttgtgaagtgccattgcacaattgaaagtcaaatgctgcatgacataattgacattgcctaccatcaaccaggaacaatggtagtgcccaatcaacctgtcaattagtacctgccctcacttgagtacataggactgttacaagttcattgaattactacctgcagctgccacatgcctgattactctggtcacatggttaactttcacctctataaaaactcagactgtcacaatgcttgagttgcttgcctaaatgactggttcgctggctctctgtccggcttgttggttagtgagctaactgaccgaccaactgactgtttgttggccagctggttggctggctaactgactcttttggttgactgtatggctggcttgttagcttgctagccatacaactgacttgtttgttggttagttggctgactaactgagtgttagttggttagccggctctttggctggctagctgacaactgactcttttggttggctggtggactggtttgttggctggctaggtatttagttggtagtgagtattgtggtagcatgtatctttttggtgtgttgcttacttgacatttcaggattgtctaattatgctcaactagagtattctatgcacactggttaatgtactatcatccaggagattacaataattaaatggtaataatattgcacatactgcagaaacttgaatttctcagtggttatggatagtttggtctattaatacaagagagcagtgtgatggactggttccatgccacagttgtctcagtcatggtgaggaatgggaggtgccacaataacatggtagctacctcttttgtggtgatgaatggagttacagttaatcttacgaatgatggtaagtttaatcgactgggaatttagtacattaaactgggaattttgcatacaataactatagataacagttactactgtggaagatggtgggtttaatcaatttggacttaagtacatttaacttaaacttttacatataatgagtatatacaacagttgaggtcacaaaagattgtaagtttaatcattcataattacttagtttttctagggcaaccacttttctgggtttttgtaagtaaactcaacttataaggttttacagtgtaccaGGGACGTCAAGCTCAGTTGCGGgcgccaaatctggcccgcggagccgtTTTATTCGGccggcgagatcatttcaaatctgtATTACTGTTGGCCATCATACACCATTAACATACAGCGTTAAAGACTAGAACATTAAAAAAGACTGGAcacatttggtgtgtcacaggattatgagtgggcccaggccagtgaaacagctcacactcatatgcaacagaatatatgCAGGCACATTTTGAAccatgatgggaatctgtttttgagatttaaatatgagtattaagtgtgtgtacatttttctgAATAAATATTGAGTGCGGACTGCGACTTATTTTGGCCCTtgatcaatttgagtttgacacccctgtcctaTATATCATGAAACTTCCATGAGATTTCCAATGTTCCAAGGTGGGTAATGTGTGGGGGGTTTGTGGAGATTGCCCGGACCTTACCTGGACGAAATTCTCCCAAAGAAGGTCTGAATGGCAAAAACATAGTGAGCAATAAAATGACAAATGTAATGAAcggtgtgtgatttttttttctgtaaaccccttttcacaaccatagtctaggtctgtgaggcaGTGCCCCACCAGAATATGCTgtgtaaaataataatgatattattGTTCAGAGATGCAGTATTATTACAATGCTTGGTGAGAATATATTGTCGAGCTTATTTTTGGTCTATTTTGGTTCATgttagttattcagtttattgAATTATTCACTTTGACCTTAAAATTGACCATGGTAAatcgttgttgttttttttttagtgtggTTCAGcacgttttaaaaaaaatactatatGGTTCAATTATGGTTTGGCTATGGTTTAACTTTGACAATGGTTAAAATTGACCATGGTTTTGCTctgacaactaaccatggttttatcatgatttataattattcattaaattgcaCTTAGCTaccacttttttatccaaagcacttTTTGGTGACAGtctgtggagcaatgtggggttatgtgccttgctcaattgcacttcagccatgggtggagatgtagggagaggtaagggtgggatttggacctgcaactctgtgatctttaGTCCAGCTTccaaaccattacaccatggctgcccacaagttttcatgtttttttgggtaaccatgaaacccacaattaaaaTGGTTAAatatagtcacaaaccatgctgaaaaaaacatgaaaaccatggttagtcaggaaccacagttttcatggttaccctcAAACACATGGAttagccatagtaatactatggttggttcagagtacttagagtaaccatgacatatggtaaaaccatggtcgattttcgtaaggatgttgtgctatacttttcccaCAAACCTGCCGCGGTGCCCCTAGCACCTTGTCACAGTGTCCCAGGGGTTAAAACCACTGGAATTGAACCTATTTATTCAGCAGTGTTGTGCTTATGTCTCTACTTGCAGAAGAGGAGATAAGATCCTGAAGATCAATGGTGTAGATGTAGAAGATTTGTCTCCAGAAATGTTTGCAAAGATGCTGTCTGAAGGTAATCCCATGCTGGTAAGTTTTCAGGTCTCGAATCCATGCAAATGTAATATTAAAACACATCTGGCGAGCTCAGCGGTCATGCACGACTTCTCGTAGGTGGGACAGGAAGTTGATTCATTTTCCCATTTTCAGTTAAAAAAAGGCAATTTCTTGCGTTTTGCGACTTCAAAGGTAAACATTTTTAACTTCAAGCGTTCTGATATGACTATGTCATATGACTATGATATGACTATGTAATTGACTATACAACCCCTAAAATGCAAAAATCGGGACTTGGCGTTTGACAACAACAAAACCTGCAGACTGCAGCTTTAAGGATGCAACAtgtgtattctggaaataaaccaaagagattttttcttcttctgccatCTTATGTTTGTAATAAGTTAGAAGGGCTTGGCAGTAATTGACAATTGATAGTCCTCTGTGTATCAGATTAAATTAATCATAATGGTTATTTTATGTACATAGTCACTTTTTACcaacacacatgcttgacaccatttaaaacaaatttgctttagatggtgtcaagaatGTACGATAAAATGAATTTGTTCAAAGAAAAGCACCCCATCCGTAAAATCAAGCatagtagtgggactgacatggtttggggctgcatgaatgctgtcatcattggaaagctgaatttcaccaaaagaaacgtGCATATCAACTTGTACtttgactacagaagcagatcatgatcttCTATGGGATTTTAGCAGGCCAGCCATGGATTTTAGTATAGGGTGGACTCACATTTGTGAGGTGCATTTTGAGATATAAATAAATTGAAGCAGCTATACAGGTATAAGTTGTACActggctactgttcattgtgtcaaagtgaggtttttaaaaaaaatgctgtcccattaaaatatatacaaaccccaactccgatgaagttgggacgtttggtaaacagtgaataaaatcaaaatgctatcattttcaaaacattcaatctattcattagatggagaatagtgaaaagaaaacatattaagtgttaaaaccgagaaaaaatattgttttgggggacatatgtactaatttctaatttgataaatccaacacgtctcaaaagagttgggacggggacaataaatggcagcatatgtcgaggaagactaaaaacaaaacaaaattcaacacttaaccgttaaatacattaaccgatgagatgattttatataaaaaacagtgttaattcctatcttggacatgatttcaccagcttgaatggtgggtgtattccttgtcatgttttgcaatgttttcctttctgtagtgcttacagtgtgacagctcttgaccaaaaacccaccattttatcacctgctggtccttatgatggagccaaactgttaaaacatagtagagaatgcaatttgaccttactatgtggcagtaatcgaagatctcccttcaaaatataatgcatgagtggcttttcatgctgtttaaaacccatttataccattcagcactgtatttaaatctacagatgagtgagaacatcttaaccaatgcactactgcacccgcatgccatcatggaggctgacttttgaagctagtactaacacaagttggatggtccattttcactgtagcacaggatgtgcaatgctctattattgtcaaaaagaatggacttctacgacttctgctgacttctgtaagcaaaggacagtttcccatgtcttctgggtctatttcaagtgagctcaggtgcttaggagaatgttacacccctgtatcattttcatgcattaagcattcttaatatggtcaattttcaataggtctaattcctggagtgctagagttagactacagccaatatatatttcatgatgtcatgaacctatacaatgattttattagcaaaaatatgtcttatatacactcaatcgtggtaaatcaaagggaattcaaaaatgtatgtaataactatggtaattattccctttgcatctttaattctgagtgactcagcctctctgtgatgatcttatacctggacacctattttgtccgtcagtacaattcattttgaaatgttcttctttgttgttttatcttatttggatgtttactaaatttcactgatccccgtcccaactcttttgagacgtgttgaatttatcaaattagaaatgagtacatatgtcccccaaaacaatattttttctcggttttaacacttaatatgttgtcttttcactattctccatctaatgaatagattgaatgttttgaaaatgatagcattttgattttattcactctttaccaaacgtcccaacttcatcggagttggggtttgtacttacaAATCTGCTGAAATGTAAGGGTTgtgctcacttctgtgacatactgtgtgtgtatatacgtgtatgCATTTATATATAATAGGGTGTATGACGTGGTGTTTTGTGGTTTGGTTACAGCCCAAATAAAATGGAGCAAATAAAACTGTTTTAAGTCAACGTGCTCCAAAACTATATTAGGATCTTTTTTGCCAttgtacaagtcaagtcaagtcagctattattatcagtttcttcatatgtgcAGGAAATTGAAATGccgttttctctctcacacacacacacacacacacacacacacacacacacacacacacacacacacacacacacacacacacactaatatagtATATCACCTTTGCCCTGTCGCCCTTTCCACAGACAGTCCACCAGGCCGGCTCTGATGCTCCAGTGGTGATCCATCCGGAACCAGGCGACATGTGCCCCTTCAACAAGGAGGACACGTTTCTCAGCCTGTGCCTGGACCTCACCACAGAACCCGGCGACTGCGACCaggtgaccagtgttgccagattggacagtttCCTGCCCACTTGGGGTGTTTAAGAGGGCTGATGGCGGGTAAAAAAGGGTATTGGGTGGGTTTTATGTAGGTTTACAACACATAGACAAAATAGAATGTTAacacatagaaatcaatatagTTTAGGTTAAATTGGGTGGGATCTAGTACCCTCAGGTGGTGTTTAAGCATTACAGTAAGACAAACAGGGCTACAAGTACTTCTCGACTAAACCCAGGGATGGCCAGAGCgagttttttattttacattggcTGATGTTTCGGCGCTTCTGCATCTTCCTCAGAGTCAGAGAGTTGTTTTCTTTAGcatgtttgggctggaaatcatcggtcACATCTGTCAACCCTACAGGTGACGCTGGAGAGCGAGTGCGACCAGGAGTGCGACCAGGAGGATGAAAACATTCTGATGGTGGTGGAGATGCTGGACACCAGCGTGTCAGTGGTGAGGGGACGAGGGTGCGCTCACGGGGAGACGTGCAAGGACTGCGGCGGCACCGACTGCAACCTCGACGAAGTGGTCATGATGTCGAGCAAGATCTCCCTTGGTTAGAGTCGACCacctttttatctttttttatgtacagtatatatatatatataaataattggTGGGGAACTTTTATTCCTTTATTTGAaaagtgtgagatggtgacaggaagtgagtggcgaAGAGataggccgtgtctcaaatgccgcacttgtgcacttcgggcactgtttttcagtgcctagggcgctcacgctgaaaatttcagttgagccagtgcactgaaagtgccaggatgatcccctaacaatggcggaaaaatgcagtgcttgaatgatggctctgatgatggacactgcacgcccTAAACGGcgaccatgttgacaatgacacgtaggaaatgtggcattcagtttggtcaacagtgtcctaactctgtaagtaatgttgatgggacaccaaccttttcatgccaaccaaagtattgtatgtgtgttattgttgtcatttggggtgaaggacatggaaatacaagcaccagacgctgcacattgtaaacagtagcgaactcatattttggcgagctaatgacatgctcagccgtcactcccagcgagggcacagtgcatagtgctcaaaatgttccacaacactatgcactaaagacctcagtgcactgtgcactgactgtcagtgcactgacaaaagtgtgccatttgagacacagccataggctaggatcaggaaatgacctcaggccagaattgaacctgggtcccaaGCGTGACCTTGCTGTTTGAGCCAGGGCCCGCGGCTTTCATATTTTTAAACCCTAAAGGTAACCCTAGTTCTCCCTGGGTAAGAGCCTATTTTCTTAATTTTCTTCAACCTTTGTTAACAACCTTGAAATCACGTTTCCAAACTTGGTGTGCAGAAGCTTCTCACAGGTGGCCTGCACTCATTGGTTCGTTCTGCTGCCCTCCAGAGGTCAGAATATGCACTAAGCAGGTTTGGAGGTTGGAAgtgtgagtgcgttttaatatgcgaccttgcctcctccacttgcctcctccacttgcttctcgtcatgatgacatcactgacaacagcattatatttcaatatcttgcaaaagttcaattgtaaagtctttttctcatttgcaattgggatggtgaatgaaaaacagtccctcaaaagttgttgtggcaaggctgacagctgggaaactttatcgttttctccacggaggaggggccaggaggcgggacgaggagacaagcacaagtggaggaggcaaggtcacatattgggatgcaccttGTGTgtctcatagaggtagaaaataacactagaggtgaccccgcccccctttttacggcagtctgtagcggccattatctgtaggtagatcagagagatggaaattaacggagaaggaggctgacctctgtcaaaaatggcttaatcatgtgaaaatgtccatcaacacactatacaaggacaatagttgaagtgtgttgctaat
The Engraulis encrasicolus isolate BLACKSEA-1 chromosome 12, IST_EnEncr_1.0, whole genome shotgun sequence DNA segment above includes these coding regions:
- the il1fma gene encoding interleukin-1 family member A: MEMKDTPVSGGVTILHTAQDGKHHYEIETVLKDKRAKKEIFMRRGDKILKINGVDVEDLSPEMFAKMLSEGNPMLTVHQAGSDAPVVIHPEPGDMCPFNKEDTFLSLCLDLTTEPGDCDQVTLESECDQECDQEDENILMVVEMLDTSVSVVRGRGCAHGETCKDCGGTDCNLDEVVMMSSKISLVSRGIPSFLQDKTENNVALETLLRRGFVSRSSLKKTPAIKPKVGTAKITIYYYQSDEVDGTCRGQPVVLNFSGSDKFLRCSRHPDSNEVQVEVKHYEKSKLKCIQKTDDQSLAFVFYMTSGMDNARVFESANCEGWFIHAKDKRCTMSCAQKDDSFFFIIRGA